A window of Chitinophaga sp. MM2321 contains these coding sequences:
- the galK gene encoding galactokinase — MIQQTREKFIKIFGKEPLIVVSPGRINLIGEHTDYNDGFVLPAAIDKKIVYAIALNNTRQCHAHAVAADETLSFSLDEVKPSPGWINYLLGVVNQLQEGGHTVTGFDCVLAGDIPIGAGMSSSAAVEGGLVAALDHIFQYGLTRMEMALLGQRAEHTFPGVKCGIMDQFANLHGKKDQVMLLDCRSLEFEYFPFNFPDYKIVLCNSMVNHSLASSEYNVRRQQCEEGVKAIQVNHPAVKSLRDADMNMLNEVRDQVAEKVYDRCAYVISEIRRVQDATIFLKQGDIRQFGQLMYATHEGLSKLYEVSCAELDFLVSLAKEREEVAGARVMGGGFGGCTINLVKQDKVAAYTSYIESAYKAQYGQLPEIYVTTIENGVEII, encoded by the coding sequence ATGATACAGCAAACAAGGGAGAAATTCATCAAAATATTTGGAAAAGAGCCACTGATTGTAGTTTCCCCTGGAAGAATTAACCTCATCGGTGAACATACGGATTACAATGACGGATTTGTACTACCCGCCGCAATTGATAAGAAAATCGTTTACGCCATTGCGTTGAACAATACCCGGCAGTGTCATGCACATGCCGTAGCTGCCGATGAAACTCTTTCTTTTAGCCTGGACGAAGTAAAGCCTTCTCCCGGCTGGATCAACTACCTGCTGGGTGTGGTGAATCAGTTACAGGAAGGAGGACATACTGTCACCGGTTTTGATTGTGTGCTGGCCGGAGATATTCCCATAGGGGCGGGGATGTCGTCTTCTGCTGCCGTGGAAGGCGGACTGGTAGCTGCGCTGGATCACATCTTTCAGTATGGCCTCACCCGCATGGAGATGGCCCTGTTAGGCCAGCGTGCGGAACACACCTTTCCTGGTGTGAAATGTGGGATCATGGATCAATTTGCCAACCTGCACGGCAAAAAGGACCAGGTAATGCTGCTGGATTGCCGCAGCCTTGAATTCGAATATTTCCCTTTCAACTTCCCCGACTATAAGATCGTATTATGTAATTCAATGGTGAACCATTCCCTGGCTTCCTCTGAATACAATGTACGCCGGCAGCAATGTGAAGAAGGTGTAAAAGCAATACAGGTCAATCACCCTGCTGTAAAGTCATTACGCGATGCTGATATGAACATGCTGAATGAAGTGCGGGACCAGGTAGCTGAAAAGGTATACGACCGTTGTGCTTACGTTATCTCGGAGATCCGGCGGGTACAGGATGCCACTATCTTCCTGAAGCAGGGCGATATCCGGCAGTTTGGCCAGCTGATGTATGCCACGCATGAGGGGCTCAGCAAATTATATGAAGTAAGTTGTGCTGAACTGGATTTCCTGGTATCCCTGGCAAAGGAACGGGAAGAAGTAGCCGGCGCCCGTGTAATGGGTGGCGGTTTCGGAGGCTGTACCATTAACCTTGTGAAGCAGGATAAAGTAGCGGCTTACACCTCCTACATTGAATCAGCCTATAAAGCACAATACGGCCAGCTCCCTGAAATTTATGTCACAACGATTGAAAACGGGGTAGAAATAATTTAG
- a CDS encoding Gfo/Idh/MocA family oxidoreductase, with protein MNKQPLHRRSFLKNTVAAGVGISMLGSSAKLFANEKKPKVRIGLIGVGARGLSHLNLCLRREDVDVVAFADPDTAFTVPKARTMIAKAYGGKKKVAEYTNGPEDFHNMLKRDDIDAVIIATPWEWHSIMAVAAMKAGKTPAVEVCGASDIQECWELVNTSENTGIPVFGMENVCYRRDVMAVLNMVRQGLFGEIIHLQGGYQHDLRNIKFNDGKQYGGGGVEFGEKAISEAKWRTNHSLLRNGDLYPSHGLGPIGNVINMNRGNRLLSITSIATKSRGLHKYIVDNGGANHPNAKVEFKLGDIVSSLIKTNNGETIMLSHDTNSPRPYSLNFRVQGTNGLWMDDQQSVYIEKQSKHDEWEKTGDFKDPNSYFGKYDHPLWKRYANDAAGAGHGGMDWYVLNSFVESIKRGAPYALDVYDMATWYAITPLSEQSVAEGGSVQYIPDFTRGRWMNRKPIFAFDDQY; from the coding sequence ATGAACAAACAACCACTGCATCGCAGAAGTTTTCTCAAAAACACCGTAGCAGCCGGCGTAGGTATTTCTATGCTCGGTTCCTCTGCAAAACTATTTGCCAACGAAAAGAAGCCTAAAGTAAGAATAGGTCTGATCGGTGTTGGCGCCCGTGGCCTCAGCCACCTGAACCTCTGCCTCCGCCGTGAAGACGTGGACGTAGTTGCTTTCGCTGATCCCGATACGGCTTTCACCGTACCTAAGGCAAGAACTATGATTGCCAAAGCATATGGCGGCAAAAAGAAAGTAGCTGAGTACACCAACGGCCCGGAAGATTTTCATAACATGCTGAAACGTGATGACATCGACGCGGTGATCATTGCGACTCCCTGGGAATGGCATTCTATCATGGCAGTTGCTGCTATGAAAGCGGGTAAAACTCCTGCTGTGGAAGTTTGTGGTGCTTCTGATATCCAGGAATGCTGGGAACTGGTAAATACCAGCGAAAACACCGGCATACCTGTATTTGGTATGGAAAACGTATGTTACCGCAGAGATGTGATGGCAGTACTGAACATGGTACGCCAGGGCCTCTTCGGTGAGATCATCCACCTGCAGGGCGGCTATCAGCACGACTTGCGCAACATTAAATTCAACGACGGTAAACAATATGGTGGCGGCGGTGTAGAATTTGGCGAGAAAGCGATTTCTGAAGCCAAATGGAGAACCAATCACTCCCTGCTCCGCAATGGTGACCTGTACCCTTCACATGGACTGGGCCCTATCGGTAATGTAATCAACATGAACCGCGGAAACCGCCTGCTGTCTATCACTTCCATCGCTACCAAATCCCGTGGCCTCCATAAATATATCGTTGATAATGGTGGCGCTAACCATCCCAATGCTAAAGTTGAATTTAAACTCGGTGATATCGTTTCTTCCCTGATTAAAACCAACAATGGTGAAACGATCATGCTGTCTCACGACACCAACTCCCCACGTCCTTACTCCCTGAATTTCCGCGTACAGGGTACCAATGGCTTATGGATGGATGATCAGCAATCCGTTTATATAGAGAAACAGAGCAAACACGATGAGTGGGAAAAAACCGGTGACTTTAAAGACCCGAACAGCTACTTCGGTAAATATGATCACCCGTTGTGGAAACGCTATGCAAATGATGCTGCCGGCGCCGGCCATGGTGGTATGGACTGGTACGTGCTGAACTCTTTTGTTGAAAGTATTAAACGCGGTGCACCTTACGCACTCGACGTATACGATATGGCAACCTGGTATGCGATCACTCCGCTGAGTGAGCAGTCAGTAGCAGAAGGCGGAAGTGTACAATACATTCCCGACTTCACCCGCGGCCGCTGGATGAACAGAAAACCGATCTTCGCATTCGACGACCAATATTAA
- a CDS encoding alpha-L-fucosidase yields the protein MAVAQKIQPYGVLPSKAQVAWNDMEYYMFIHFGPNTFTNQEWGHGDEDPKIFNPTRLDARQWARTAKQAGMKGIVITAKHHDGFCLWPSKYSTHTVRESAWKDGKGDVLAELSAACKEYGLKFGVYLSPWDRNHPEYGTETYNQVFTNTLTEVLSNYGPVFEQWFDGANGGNIKQPYDWNLFHSVVYKHQPDAVIFSDVGPGCRWVGNESGIAGTTNWSTLNVKGFTPGINGPDTKSLNEGNEDGELWVPAECDVSIRPGWFYSPDTNDKVKSVSSLLDIYYGSVGRNGNLILNVPVDRDGLIHPNDSTRLMELRKVLDESFKNNLAKKAVVTATDTRKNKPKVKVSHLTDGKNTTYWATPDTIQKGTITLTYKSPVTFNRVVLQEYIALGQRVQAFTVEILENGSMKEIARETTVGHKRILRLPDYTTTQVRINITAAKASPVISEVQLYKAPGVLATPEINRNAAGQVFVSCASSDPEVRYTTDGTEPTLSSPVYTASTAISLPVGGVVKAKAFLDKGKTASETVTAHFDVAPAKWKVVQSTAAAKGYEAAKAIDGKVSTAYISDRKDSTAKYPHEFQVDLGESLALKGFTYMPVTAEQAGGVVYGYAFYTSEDGKNWGTPVAKGQFANIANNPVLQTVSFKTTQARYIRFVALAPARANESWASIAELGVVTR from the coding sequence ATGGCTGTTGCACAAAAGATACAACCTTATGGCGTATTGCCATCCAAAGCGCAGGTCGCCTGGAATGATATGGAATACTATATGTTCATTCACTTTGGTCCCAATACCTTCACCAATCAAGAATGGGGACATGGTGATGAGGATCCTAAAATATTTAACCCTACCCGTCTGGATGCCCGCCAATGGGCACGTACAGCCAAACAAGCCGGGATGAAAGGAATTGTGATCACTGCCAAGCACCACGATGGCTTTTGCCTGTGGCCAAGCAAATACAGTACGCATACTGTCCGGGAAAGCGCCTGGAAAGATGGGAAAGGGGATGTGTTGGCGGAATTGTCTGCTGCCTGTAAGGAGTACGGACTAAAATTCGGCGTATATCTTTCTCCGTGGGATCGTAACCATCCTGAATATGGTACCGAGACTTATAACCAGGTATTTACCAATACATTAACCGAAGTGCTGTCCAACTACGGGCCCGTATTTGAACAATGGTTTGATGGCGCCAACGGCGGTAACATAAAACAACCTTACGACTGGAACCTGTTTCATAGTGTAGTGTATAAACATCAGCCTGATGCCGTTATCTTCAGTGATGTAGGACCAGGCTGCCGTTGGGTAGGCAATGAAAGTGGTATTGCAGGTACTACCAACTGGAGCACCCTGAATGTAAAAGGGTTTACGCCTGGCATCAATGGACCGGATACCAAATCACTCAATGAAGGTAATGAAGATGGTGAGCTATGGGTGCCTGCGGAATGTGATGTATCTATCCGGCCGGGATGGTTTTACAGCCCCGATACCAATGATAAAGTGAAATCGGTGTCCAGCCTGCTGGATATCTATTATGGCTCTGTAGGCCGCAATGGTAACCTGATCCTGAATGTACCCGTTGACCGCGATGGCCTCATCCATCCCAATGATTCTACCCGCCTGATGGAACTGCGGAAAGTATTGGATGAATCATTTAAAAACAACCTGGCGAAAAAAGCGGTCGTAACGGCGACGGACACACGTAAAAATAAACCAAAGGTGAAAGTATCCCATCTCACCGATGGTAAAAATACTACTTACTGGGCTACCCCGGATACCATACAGAAAGGTACAATCACGCTTACCTATAAAAGTCCGGTTACCTTTAACCGGGTTGTGTTGCAGGAATATATTGCACTCGGACAAAGAGTACAGGCATTTACAGTGGAAATACTGGAGAACGGCAGTATGAAAGAAATTGCCCGTGAAACCACCGTGGGGCATAAGCGCATCCTGCGTCTGCCGGATTATACCACTACACAGGTACGTATTAATATAACAGCGGCCAAAGCCAGCCCTGTGATCAGTGAAGTGCAGCTGTATAAAGCGCCGGGCGTATTGGCTACCCCGGAGATCAACCGCAACGCAGCAGGACAGGTATTTGTTTCCTGCGCATCCAGCGATCCGGAAGTCCGCTACACCACAGATGGTACGGAACCTACGCTGTCTTCCCCGGTATATACCGCATCTACGGCAATTTCGCTACCTGTGGGCGGCGTTGTAAAAGCCAAAGCATTCCTGGACAAGGGCAAAACTGCCAGTGAAACAGTGACGGCTCATTTTGATGTGGCGCCAGCTAAATGGAAAGTGGTGCAATCAACAGCCGCCGCCAAAGGTTATGAGGCAGCAAAGGCTATTGATGGAAAAGTGTCAACTGCTTATATATCAGACCGTAAGGATTCGACTGCTAAGTATCCGCATGAATTTCAGGTGGATCTGGGCGAAAGCCTGGCCCTGAAAGGGTTTACTTATATGCCTGTTACGGCAGAGCAGGCCGGAGGCGTGGTGTACGGTTATGCCTTCTATACCAGTGAGGACGGTAAAAACTGGGGAACGCCCGTTGCGAAAGGGCAGTTTGCCAATATTGCCAATAACCCGGTGCTGCAAACGGTGTCTTTTAAAACAACCCAGGCACGTTATATCCGCTTTGTAGCGTTGGCGCCGGCGCGTGCAAACGAAAGCTGGGCCAGTATTGCAGAACTGGGCGTTGTTACCCGGTAA
- a CDS encoding GNAT family N-acetyltransferase: protein MENQHIIVRVATPDDIHYSNTITNEMESSAMARGTGIAKRSPAYVEAKMQEGKAVIAVTDKGEWVGFCYIEAWGHGKFVANSGLIVNPAFRGHGVAKSIKKRIFELSREKYPTSKIFGLTTGLAVMKINSELGYEPVTYSELTDDEEFWKGCRSCVNFDILTAKERKNCLCTAMLYNPIEKLKEAEEKAVAEKAAQAAAANQLSVTASGHMHHEKRRRRFKGNIKLFERWLRFKRFVLLKSRKEGGATGSKKKFFLF from the coding sequence TTGGAAAATCAACATATCATCGTTAGGGTAGCCACTCCTGACGATATACACTATTCAAATACCATCACAAACGAGATGGAATCTTCTGCGATGGCAAGAGGAACGGGCATTGCCAAGCGTTCTCCTGCCTACGTGGAAGCGAAGATGCAGGAGGGAAAAGCTGTCATAGCCGTTACTGATAAGGGCGAATGGGTTGGCTTTTGCTATATAGAGGCATGGGGGCATGGTAAGTTTGTGGCCAATTCGGGGCTGATCGTAAACCCCGCTTTCCGGGGCCATGGTGTGGCTAAATCGATAAAGAAAAGAATTTTTGAGTTATCCAGGGAGAAATATCCTACATCAAAGATATTCGGATTAACGACCGGCCTTGCAGTGATGAAGATTAATTCTGAGCTTGGTTATGAGCCAGTTACCTATTCTGAGCTGACAGATGATGAAGAATTCTGGAAAGGCTGTAGAAGCTGTGTTAACTTTGACATCCTTACCGCCAAAGAGCGGAAGAACTGTCTTTGTACCGCCATGCTTTACAATCCGATTGAAAAGCTGAAAGAAGCAGAAGAAAAAGCGGTGGCTGAAAAGGCTGCACAGGCAGCTGCTGCTAACCAGCTTTCTGTTACCGCCAGTGGCCACATGCACCACGAAAAAAGACGCCGCAGATTTAAAGGAAATATAAAGCTGTTTGAGCGTTGGTTAAGATTTAAAAGATTTGTTTTG